The genomic DNA GATCGGCTACGACTCCTCGAAGTTCGACGAGCCCGGCTCGCTCGACGACCTGCTCGGCGCCGACTACAAGGGCGCCGTGGCGATCAACGGCGACCCGACGCAGGCAGGCGCCGCCTTCGCTGCGGTCGGCCTCGCAGCGGTGCAGTCCGACGGCACGCTCGACGACTTCCAGCCCGGCATCGACTTCTTCGGCGAACTGCAGAAGGCGGGCAACTTCCTCAAGGTCGACGTGACTCCGGCCACGATCACCAGCGGCGAGACGCCCGTCGTGTTCGACTGGGACTACCTGAACGCTGCGGCCGGTGCGGACAACGAGAACTGGAAGGTCGCCGTGCTCGACGGCGTCGGCTACGCCGGTTACTACAACCAGGCCATCAACAAGGACGCCCCGAACCCCGCGGCAGCCCGTCTGTGGCAGGAGTTCCTCTACAGCGACGACGTGCAGAACCTGTGGCTCAAGGGCGGCGCGCGTCCGGCACGCATGGAGGCCATGACCGAGGCCGGCACGATCGACGCCGACCTCGCGGCTGCTCTGCCCGAGGTTCCGTCAGAGACGGTCGTCCCGACCGAGGAGCAGTCGACGAACGCCGGCACCCTGCTCGGCGAGAAGTGGGCAGCGGCGGTCCAGTGACCACTGTGCTTCCGGGGGCGGATGCTACGGCATCCGCCCCCTCGATCGCCGGGCCGTCTCGCACGGCCCGGCGATCCGGCATGTCCGTGGCGTGGCTGGGGCTCGTGCCCTTCGCCGCCTACGTGCTGCTCTTCCTCGCGGTGCCGACCATTCTCGCCGTCGGCTCGGGTTTCTTCACCGACGACGGTGCATTCACCTGGACCAACGTCACCGCCCTCGCCGACCCGGTCGTGCTGAACACGTTCGCGAACTCCGCAGGCCTCTCGCTGCTGACCGCCGTCGTCGGCGCCGTCGCCGGTGCACTGGTCTGCTACGCCTTGCTCGGCATGAACCCGCAGGGTGCGGTGCGCTCGAGCGTGGATGCCGCGGCCGGTGTGCTCGCCCAGTTCGGCGGCGTCATGCTCGCGTTCGCCTTCATCGCCACGGTCGGCGCGCAGGGCGTCATGACGCTGTTCCTGCAGGACGCGTTCGGGCTGAACATCTACGAGAACGGCATGTGGCTCTACGAGGTGCCCGGCCTGATCATGCCGTACATCTACTTCCAGGTGCCTCTCATGGTGATCACGTTCATGCCTGCCCTGGCCGCCTTGAAGCCGCAGTGGACCGAGGCGAACCTCACGCTCGGCGGCACCCGCGCGAGCTTCTGGCTGCGCATCGGCATCCCCGTGCTCGCGCCGTCGTTCCTCGCGAGCCTGCTGCTGCTGTTCGCGAACGCGTTCTCGTCGTACGCGACGGCGGCCGCCCTCGCCAGCCAGGGGTCGCAGATCGTTCCGCTGCAGATCCGTGCCGCCCTCACCAGCGAGACCGTTCTCGGCAGGGAGAACCTCGCCGGCGCCCTGGCACTGGGCATGATCGTCGTCGTCGGCATCGTGATGGCGCTGTATTCGCTGGTGCAGCGCCGGGCAGCGAGGTGGCAGTCATGAACCGGCTCGGACCCTCGCTCGCCACGCGCTGGATCATCGGTGTCGTGGTGGGAGCGTTCTTCGCGATCCCGCTGATCTCGACCCTGCTCTACACGTTGCGCAGCACGGACGGCGGCCTGTCGTTCGAGCGTTGGGCCGCGCTGTTCGACCCCGCGGCATCCGCGGCCATCAAGCCCATCTGGACGGGCCTGGGCAACTCGCTCGTGCTCGCTCTCATCACGGTGCTGATCGTGCTGCTGCTGCTGGCGCCGACCATGATCCTGGTGAACCTGCGGTTCCCGAAGCTCAAGCCGTTCTTCGAGTTCGCGGTGCTGCTGCCCATCTCGATACCGGCGATCGTGCTCGTCGTCGGCCTCGCGCCGATCTACCTGCAGATCGGACGCGCACTCGGCACCGGCACCTGGACGCTGGCTTTCGCCTACGGCGTCACCGTGCTGCCGTTCGCATTCCGCTCGATCCAGGCGTCCATCGACGCCGCAGATCTGAAGACACTGGCCGAAGCTGCCCGTTCCCTCGGCGCGAGCTGGCCGGTCGTGGTCGTGAAGGTACTCGCTCCGAACATCCGTCAGGGTCTGCTCGCGGCATCCCTCATCTCCATCGCGGTCGTGCTCGGCGAGTTCACGATCGCGTCGCTGCTCAACCGCCAGGTGTTCCAGACAGCGATGGTGGTGGTGCAGAAGCAGGACGCCTACGCTCCGGCGATCTTCACTCTGCTCGCGCTGCTGTTCTGCTTCCTCCTGCTGCTCATCATCGGCCGCGCTGCACGCGGCAACGGAAAGGCCCGCTCATGACCGCTCTTCCCGCCACTGCCGACAACGTGCTGCTCGCCGAGGCCGGCGAGGGCACGCGCGTGCAGTTCCAGGGCATCGAGAAGAGCTACGGCTCCAATCAGGTGCTCCACGGCGTCGATCTCGACATCGCACCTGGCGAGTTCGTCTCGTTGCTCGGGCCGTCCGGATGCGGCAAGACCACCGCGCTGCGCGTGCTG from Microbacterium profundi includes the following:
- a CDS encoding ABC transporter substrate-binding protein — translated: MATIPRRARLVAGIALAATATLALSSCAAATGDSTDDAAADAATATSIEDFGSFEDLESAAKAEGQLNVIALPRDWANYGEILDLFAEQYPEITINEQSPDISSAEEITAAETNEGLDTAPDVFDLGLAVALSSTDQFAPYQVQTWDEIPDALKESTGLFVGDYGGYMSIGYDSSKFDEPGSLDDLLGADYKGAVAINGDPTQAGAAFAAVGLAAVQSDGTLDDFQPGIDFFGELQKAGNFLKVDVTPATITSGETPVVFDWDYLNAAAGADNENWKVAVLDGVGYAGYYNQAINKDAPNPAAARLWQEFLYSDDVQNLWLKGGARPARMEAMTEAGTIDADLAAALPEVPSETVVPTEEQSTNAGTLLGEKWAAAVQ
- a CDS encoding ABC transporter permease codes for the protein MGSGGPVTTVLPGADATASAPSIAGPSRTARRSGMSVAWLGLVPFAAYVLLFLAVPTILAVGSGFFTDDGAFTWTNVTALADPVVLNTFANSAGLSLLTAVVGAVAGALVCYALLGMNPQGAVRSSVDAAAGVLAQFGGVMLAFAFIATVGAQGVMTLFLQDAFGLNIYENGMWLYEVPGLIMPYIYFQVPLMVITFMPALAALKPQWTEANLTLGGTRASFWLRIGIPVLAPSFLASLLLLFANAFSSYATAAALASQGSQIVPLQIRAALTSETVLGRENLAGALALGMIVVVGIVMALYSLVQRRAARWQS
- a CDS encoding ABC transporter permease; translated protein: MNRLGPSLATRWIIGVVVGAFFAIPLISTLLYTLRSTDGGLSFERWAALFDPAASAAIKPIWTGLGNSLVLALITVLIVLLLLAPTMILVNLRFPKLKPFFEFAVLLPISIPAIVLVVGLAPIYLQIGRALGTGTWTLAFAYGVTVLPFAFRSIQASIDAADLKTLAEAARSLGASWPVVVVKVLAPNIRQGLLAASLISIAVVLGEFTIASLLNRQVFQTAMVVVQKQDAYAPAIFTLLALLFCFLLLLIIGRAARGNGKARS